The region GCCGGTGAGGGCAACGTCGTCGATCGTCATCAAGGAGCCGGTACGGTCTGGACAGTCAGTGATCTTTCCGGAAGGCGACGTCACGGTCATCGGATCGGTCGCATCGGGCGCGGAAGTCATCGCGGGCGGTTCAGTCCATATCTACGGGACGCTGCGCGGACGGGCGCTGGCGGGCTCCGTCGGCAACGCCTCGGCGCGCATCTTTTGCCGCAAGCTGGAAGCGGAGCTTCTGGCAATCGACGGCGTCTACAAGACGGCTGACGATATGGCACCCAACCTTCGCGGACAAGCTGTCCAGCTCTGGCTCGAAGGCGATGCGATCATGGCAGAGAAACTTAACTGAGCCGGCTGTCGGCCAGCAGACAGGAGGGCAAGATGGCGAAAGTAATCGTGGTCACATCGGGTAAGGGCGGCGTCGGCAAGACTACGTCGACCGCCGCGCTCGGTGCGGCGTTGGCGCAGCGAAACGAGAAGACGGTCGTCGTGGATTTCGACGTCGGCCTGCGCAATCTCGACCTTGTCATGGGTGCCGAGCGCAGGGTCGTCTATGACCTCGTAAACGTCATTCAGGGCGACGCCAAGCTGCCGCAGGCGCTGATCCGCGACAAGCGGCTGGAAACGCTCTATCTGCTGCCGGCATCGCAGACCCGGGACAAGGACAGCCTGACGGCGGAGGGCGTCGAGCGGGTGATGGCCGACCTGAAGAGGCACTTCGACTGGATCATCTGCGACAGCCCGGCCGGAATCGAGCGGGGTGCGACGCTCGCGATGCGCCACGCCGACATGGCAGTGATCGTGACCAATCCCGAAGTCTCGTCGGTTCGTGATTCGGATCGCATCATCGGGCTCCTGGACTCCAAGACGGAACGGGCGGAGCGCGGAGAAAGGGTGGAGAAGCATCTGCTTCTGACCCGCTACGATGCAAACCGCGCTGAGCGGGGCGACATGCTGAAGGTCGACGACGTCCTCGAAATTCTGTCGATCCCGCTGCTCGGCATCATTCCCGAGAGCATGGACGTCTTGCGTGCTTCCAATATCGGCGCGCCGGTCACCCTCGCCGACAGCCGCAGTGCACCGGCGCTCGCCTATCTCGACGCCGCACGCCGGCTCGCCGGCGAAACTGTGCCGATCGTTATCCCGGGCGAAAAGCGCGGCCTATTCGGCAAGATATTCGGACGGAGGGCAGCATGAGCATATTCCGTTTCTTCAACAAGCAGACTTCGGCACCGACGGCACGCGAGCGCCTGCAGGTGCTGCTCGCTCATGAGCGATCCTCGGTCGGTCATTCGGACCTAGTGGCGCTTCTGAGAGAGGAGATCCTCGCCGTTCTTGCCAAGCACGTGCAGGTCGAGGGCGACAGAGTCAGCGTCAAGATGGACCGCGGCGAACAGGTCTCGACACTGGAAATCGACATCGAGATCCCGCTAACCGCTGGCGTGCGGGCGGCTTAACCACAGCCGCCCGTCGCTGTTCATCGGAAAGCGCTCCCTCAAGTGGCTCCATACTTCCTGATGGGAAGCGGAGCCACGGAAGCGATGAGAGAGTGGTCAACCGTAGAGGTTGTGCGAGGCGTTGCCACACGCTCCGTCCAAGAAAGCGCTGCTCGGGCTTGGCGTCACACTTATCCCGGAGCCCCCAAGGGCTGCCTTATGTGGGCAGTGGGGAACCTACGTCCCGTTCCTGCGGGTTCGCTCCGTCAATAGGAGCTTGTGACGGCGGCCCGTATTCGCTCTCTCGTAAACGGTAAATCATAGAGGCGTGTGCCGATGGCATTTCTGATCGCATTAGCGACCGCTGCGGCCGCCGGTCCCTGGGCCGCCTCGCCGGTGCCGAGGAACGGTTCGCCGGGGCGCTCGACGATATGCACGTCGACACGGTCGGGGACGCTGGCGAAACGTAGGATCGGGTAACTCGACCAGTCGGTGCTGGTGATCCTCGTCCTGTCGAATGCCACGGCCTCGTAGAGCGTCCAGCTGATCGATTGCAGGATGCCTCCTTCCGTCTGGTTGCGGATGCCGTCCGGATTGATGATCTCGCCGCTGTCGATTGCAGACACGGCGCGCACCACGCGAACGCGCCCGGTTTCCGGTTCGACTGCCGCCTCCACCGCAACGGCAAGATAGGCGGCGAGGTTCTTATAGCGAGCAAAGCCGAACCCACGCCCACTGTTCCTGGGCATTTGGGAGTTGTTCCAGCCGAAGCGCTCGGCAGTCAGCTCTATAACGGCACGCGCACGCGGATCCTCCATGTGGCGCAGCCGGAATTCGACGGGATCGACTTTGGCCATTAAAGCCAATTCATCGATCGTGCTTTCGATTGCAAAGACATTGGCATAGGCGCCCAGCGCCCGCAGCGCGGATACGCGTACCGGCATGTCCGGCAGGAAATGCCAAAGCACGCGCCTGTTCGGGATCGTGTAGAGCGGATTGGCATTCCGGTCACCATTGCCGGATGGGCTGATGTTGAGCTTGGCCGGCTTCGGCTGAAACGGCTGCGCTTTGTGCCGCGCTGCTAGCAGCGCGCCGGCCCCGCCGGGTCGGGTTGAGTGGGTGTTGCTCCACAGGTCGTAGGCCCAGCTAGCGATCTTGCCTTGATCGTCGAGTGTTGCGCGCACTTTCATGAGCATCGCAGGCCCGTAAGGTTCCCAACTGTGTTCCTGCTCCCGCATCCACTGGACCCGGACCGGTCTGCCGGGAAGCTTGGTAGCAATGAGCGCGGCATCTGCCGCGGCGTCGTCGGCGCCGTTATGTCCGTAACATCCGGACCCTTCCATGTGGACGACGCGAACCCTGTCTTCTGGCATGGCCAGCATCTCGGCGATCGCGGCGCGGTCGGGAAAGACGCCCTGCGTATGGGACCACACGTCCAATATCCCATTCGGTTTCATCTGGGCGACGGCGCAGGACGGGCCGATCGAGCCATGAATCTGATAGGGCCGCGTATAGGTTGCCTCGAAGATCTGGCCATTGGACGAGAGGACGCCCGCCTCGGCAACTGTACCCACCTTGCGCTCCAGTCTTTGCAGTTCCGCCGGCAGATCGGTTTGGTCGGGAAGCGTCTCCTTTTCCTGCCATCTCGCGGCCGCAGCGAGCGCCCGCATGGCGTTGACCGCCTGGAACTCCTTCTCGGCGACGACAGCGAGAAAATTGCCGTCGCGGACGACCGACACGATCCCCGGCATTGCTTCAGTCGGGCCTGTTTCGAGTTCTGTCAGTTCCGCCGCTGGGCTCGGGGGAAGAACGACACGCGCATGCAGCATGCCATCCAAGCGCAGATCGTGCACATAGGCGGCAGCGCCGGTCACCTTCGCTGGAATATCGATGCGAGGCAGCGACTTGCCCATGACCCGGAATGTGCCGGGCTGCTTCAAGGCCGACTGCGGCTGCGCCTCCACGTGCAGCATCTGTCCGGAAACTAGCTCTCCGTAGGTCAGGCTTCTCCCGTCGCTCGCTAGCACAGATCTATTCTCGGCTTTAAGCTCCGTTGCGGCCACGCCGAAGCGCTTCGCGGCTTCTGCCAGGAGTAGCGCGCGCACCTGTGCTGCGGCGTTCCTGATGGCCGTGCCGCTGTTTTGCATCGACTGGCTGCCGGCCGTGAATCCCTCGTCAGGCGAGCGTCCGGTATCTGCTGTCACAAGCTGGATGTCCGCGGGGGCTAGCTCCAGCTCCTCGGCGGCAACTTGCAGGAGCGCAGTGCGGACGCCCTGGCCAAGCTCCGCCTTGCCGGTGAAGACGGTAACCGAATTATCAGCATCGATCCGAATCCAGGAATCGAGGAAACGGTCGTCATCAAGGCTGCCTGGCAAGGACCCGGGCGGCGTCGGCGGTGTCGCCGGCGGGGGCTCCTGGGCAAATGCGCGGGCGAGCGAAAAACTGACAACGAGCGCGCCGGTGCCGGCGATGACGCTGCGACGGCTGATCTCTCCTTGAAGGATGCTCATCAGCCTGTCCTCCCTTTATCGGAACCGGGCAAGGAGGCGGCCTGCATCAATTCGCCTGCCCGGCGGGTCGCTGCCAGGATCCGCATGTGGGTTCCG is a window of Sinorhizobium numidicum DNA encoding:
- the minD gene encoding septum site-determining protein MinD — encoded protein: MAKVIVVTSGKGGVGKTTSTAALGAALAQRNEKTVVVDFDVGLRNLDLVMGAERRVVYDLVNVIQGDAKLPQALIRDKRLETLYLLPASQTRDKDSLTAEGVERVMADLKRHFDWIICDSPAGIERGATLAMRHADMAVIVTNPEVSSVRDSDRIIGLLDSKTERAERGERVEKHLLLTRYDANRAERGDMLKVDDVLEILSIPLLGIIPESMDVLRASNIGAPVTLADSRSAPALAYLDAARRLAGETVPIVIPGEKRGLFGKIFGRRAA
- the minE gene encoding cell division topological specificity factor MinE; its protein translation is MSIFRFFNKQTSAPTARERLQVLLAHERSSVGHSDLVALLREEILAVLAKHVQVEGDRVSVKMDRGEQVSTLEIDIEIPLTAGVRAA
- a CDS encoding xanthine dehydrogenase family protein molybdopterin-binding subunit, which produces MSILQGEISRRSVIAGTGALVVSFSLARAFAQEPPPATPPTPPGSLPGSLDDDRFLDSWIRIDADNSVTVFTGKAELGQGVRTALLQVAAEELELAPADIQLVTADTGRSPDEGFTAGSQSMQNSGTAIRNAAAQVRALLLAEAAKRFGVAATELKAENRSVLASDGRSLTYGELVSGQMLHVEAQPQSALKQPGTFRVMGKSLPRIDIPAKVTGAAAYVHDLRLDGMLHARVVLPPSPAAELTELETGPTEAMPGIVSVVRDGNFLAVVAEKEFQAVNAMRALAAAARWQEKETLPDQTDLPAELQRLERKVGTVAEAGVLSSNGQIFEATYTRPYQIHGSIGPSCAVAQMKPNGILDVWSHTQGVFPDRAAIAEMLAMPEDRVRVVHMEGSGCYGHNGADDAAADAALIATKLPGRPVRVQWMREQEHSWEPYGPAMLMKVRATLDDQGKIASWAYDLWSNTHSTRPGGAGALLAARHKAQPFQPKPAKLNISPSGNGDRNANPLYTIPNRRVLWHFLPDMPVRVSALRALGAYANVFAIESTIDELALMAKVDPVEFRLRHMEDPRARAVIELTAERFGWNNSQMPRNSGRGFGFARYKNLAAYLAVAVEAAVEPETGRVRVVRAVSAIDSGEIINPDGIRNQTEGGILQSISWTLYEAVAFDRTRITSTDWSSYPILRFASVPDRVDVHIVERPGEPFLGTGEAAQGPAAAAVANAIRNAIGTRLYDLPFTRERIRAAVTSSY